A window of Longispora fulva contains these coding sequences:
- a CDS encoding Fur family transcriptional regulator, translating into MPSDQQLRAHGLRVTKPRLAVLDVLAGGGHLDVDEITRQVRDRLDSVSTQAVYDVLGALTRSGLARRIEPAGHPARFEARTGDNHHHVVCRGCGAIDDVDCAVHYTPCLTPSKSHGFILDEAEVTYWGLCPKCQEVTED; encoded by the coding sequence ATGCCAAGTGACCAGCAGCTCCGAGCGCATGGCCTCCGGGTCACGAAGCCGCGTCTCGCGGTGCTCGACGTGCTGGCCGGCGGGGGCCACCTCGACGTGGACGAGATCACCCGCCAGGTGCGCGACCGGCTCGACAGCGTCTCCACCCAGGCGGTCTACGACGTGCTGGGCGCGCTCACGCGTTCCGGGCTCGCCCGAAGGATAGAGCCGGCCGGTCATCCCGCCCGGTTCGAGGCGCGGACGGGTGACAACCACCACCACGTGGTGTGCCGGGGCTGTGGAGCAATCGACGATGTTGACTGCGCCGTGCATTACACCCCATGCTTGACCCCGTCGAAAAGTCATGGCTTCATCCTCGACGAGGCTGAGGTCACCTATTGGGGCCTGTGCCCTAAGTGTCAGGAAGTCACCGAAGACTGA
- a CDS encoding translation initiation factor 2: MTDEYWRRPAHGQPAPPAPPARPAAPEYTGPPPSSPPPPGWRPPTIVEVPPARQMPRQEHRALDEEERAGRTITYGVGMVAGAVAVVLVLILCGRALFV; this comes from the coding sequence GTGACGGATGAATACTGGCGCCGCCCCGCCCACGGCCAGCCGGCCCCACCGGCGCCCCCTGCACGCCCGGCGGCTCCGGAGTACACGGGTCCGCCGCCGTCGAGCCCGCCGCCGCCCGGGTGGCGTCCGCCGACGATCGTGGAGGTGCCGCCGGCCCGCCAGATGCCCCGCCAGGAGCACCGCGCCCTCGACGAGGAGGAGCGCGCGGGCCGGACGATCACCTACGGGGTCGGCATGGTGGCCGGGGCCGTCGCGGTGGTGCTGGTCCTGATCCTGTGCGGCCGGGCCCTGTTCGTCTGA
- a CDS encoding DEAD/DEAH box helicase — protein sequence MRGGDVIGQAPTGTGKTLGFGIPILERTLDVSEGADGAPQALIVVPTRELNVQVARDLAAAGKVRGIRVLAVYGGVAYEPQVDALAKGVDIVVGTPGRLMDLAKQKKLDLGKVRTLVLDEADRMLDLGFLEDVTKILAMLPEQRQTMLFSATMPDPIVALSRRFLKNPVTIHAGHNDNSAPNPLTKQFVYRTHPMNKAEVVARILQAKDRGLTMIFCRTKRATQNLAEDLDFRGFAAGAVHGDLGQGARERALRAFRAGKVDVLVATDVAARGIDVTAVTHVINYDCPEDQETYVHRIGRTGRAGATGVAVTFVDWEDAPRWSLIDKNLHLDQPNPPETYHTSPHLLTDLDIPEGVTGTLPSAQRTRSGLSSEAIEDIEGGPRKGGRDRDRGDRKAGGRGGRSERPAAPTEVAADKPPRQRRRSRRVAEGESVVASEGQTSASDVSLGSASDVDLDSAPVSASVSSKSATRSRSRTRSGSVSERSGSVSDSAPVAAESVALDSVTSESAASGSTESGSSAPRARRSRSSAPAPAVALGTPFASGVVAPVFAAPVLDSAQDDVDGSFDDGSDAARKPRRRRRRPATSSAE from the coding sequence ATGCGCGGTGGCGACGTGATCGGCCAGGCCCCGACCGGTACCGGCAAGACGCTCGGCTTCGGCATTCCGATCCTCGAGCGCACCCTCGACGTCAGCGAGGGTGCCGACGGCGCCCCGCAGGCCCTGATCGTCGTCCCGACCCGCGAGCTCAACGTGCAGGTCGCCCGCGACCTGGCCGCCGCCGGCAAGGTGCGTGGCATCCGCGTCCTCGCCGTCTACGGCGGCGTGGCCTACGAGCCGCAGGTCGACGCGCTCGCCAAGGGCGTCGACATCGTCGTCGGTACCCCGGGCCGGCTCATGGACCTCGCCAAGCAGAAGAAGCTCGACCTGGGCAAGGTCCGCACCCTCGTCCTGGACGAGGCGGACCGGATGCTCGACCTGGGCTTCCTCGAGGACGTGACCAAGATCCTGGCGATGCTGCCGGAGCAGCGGCAGACCATGCTGTTCTCCGCGACCATGCCGGACCCGATCGTGGCCCTGTCCCGCCGGTTCCTGAAGAACCCGGTGACCATCCACGCCGGGCACAACGACAACAGTGCGCCGAACCCGCTGACCAAGCAGTTCGTCTACCGCACGCACCCGATGAACAAGGCAGAGGTCGTCGCCCGCATCCTGCAGGCGAAGGACCGGGGCCTGACGATGATCTTCTGCCGGACCAAGCGGGCCACCCAGAACCTCGCCGAGGACCTGGACTTCCGCGGCTTCGCGGCCGGCGCCGTGCACGGTGACCTGGGCCAGGGCGCCCGGGAGCGTGCGCTGCGCGCGTTCCGGGCCGGCAAGGTCGACGTGCTGGTCGCCACCGACGTCGCCGCCCGCGGCATCGACGTCACGGCGGTCACCCACGTGATCAACTACGACTGCCCCGAGGACCAGGAGACGTACGTGCACCGGATCGGCCGCACCGGCCGCGCCGGGGCGACCGGTGTCGCCGTCACGTTCGTCGACTGGGAGGACGCTCCGCGCTGGAGCCTCATCGACAAGAACCTGCACCTCGACCAGCCGAACCCGCCGGAGACGTACCACACGTCCCCGCACCTGCTCACCGACCTCGACATCCCGGAGGGCGTCACCGGCACCCTGCCGTCCGCCCAGCGGACCCGTTCCGGGCTGAGCTCCGAGGCCATCGAGGACATCGAGGGCGGCCCCCGCAAGGGCGGCCGTGACCGGGACCGCGGCGACCGCAAGGCCGGCGGCCGTGGTGGCCGGTCCGAGCGCCCGGCGGCCCCGACCGAGGTGGCGGCCGACAAGCCGCCGCGCCAGCGTCGCCGGTCGCGTCGGGTCGCCGAGGGTGAGTCCGTGGTGGCATCGGAGGGTCAGACCTCGGCGTCGGACGTGAGCCTGGGTTCGGCGTCGGACGTGGATCTGGACTCCGCGCCGGTCTCCGCCTCCGTCTCGTCGAAGTCGGCTACGCGGTCGCGGTCGCGCACGCGGTCCGGTTCGGTTTCCGAGCGGTCGGGGTCGGTTTCCGACTCGGCTCCGGTCGCGGCCGAGTCGGTGGCCCTGGATTCGGTGACCTCCGAGTCGGCGGCCTCCGGGTCGACCGAATCGGGCTCGTCGGCGCCGCGCGCCCGGCGGTCGCGGTCCTCCGCTCCGGCTCCGGCCGTGGCGCTGGGCACGCCGTTCGCGTCGGGTGTCGTGGCTCCGGTGTTCGCGGCCCCGGTTCTCGACAGTGCTCAGGACGACGTCGACGGCTCGTTCGACGATGGCTCCGACGCGGCACGCAAGCCGCGCCGCCGTCGCCGTCGCCCGGCGACCAGCTCGGCCGAGTAA
- a CDS encoding DUF2231 domain-containing protein produces MFDEIMGLPAHPLLVHAAVVFVPLLALMGVVYVLVPPLRARFTWVFVLLALIAPVVSWVAKESGERFEQRMNSKGVMPPDLAAKINVHQDHGTKMLWFVCGLAVVSLLFMALDAGRRRANANIGPAPAGGEIAAPPAARGRMIMMIVFGLAVLVLAGFSGWYVYKTGDAGARIAWNGF; encoded by the coding sequence ATGTTCGATGAGATCATGGGTCTGCCGGCGCACCCGTTGCTCGTCCACGCCGCCGTCGTCTTCGTGCCACTACTCGCGCTCATGGGTGTGGTCTACGTACTCGTGCCACCCCTCCGGGCCCGGTTCACCTGGGTGTTCGTCCTGCTCGCCCTCATCGCCCCCGTCGTCTCCTGGGTGGCCAAGGAGAGCGGCGAACGCTTCGAGCAGCGGATGAACTCCAAGGGCGTCATGCCCCCGGACCTCGCCGCCAAGATCAATGTGCACCAGGACCACGGCACGAAGATGCTCTGGTTCGTCTGCGGCCTGGCCGTCGTGTCCCTGCTGTTCATGGCACTCGACGCCGGGCGGCGCCGCGCCAACGCCAACATCGGACCGGCCCCGGCCGGCGGGGAGATCGCGGCGCCTCCGGCGGCCCGCGGGCGCATGATCATGATGATCGTATTCGGCCTCGCGGTGCTGGTCCTGGCCGGCTTCTCCGGCTGGTACGTCTACAAGACCGGCGACGCCGGCGCACGGATCGCCTGGAACGGTTTCTAA